Proteins encoded together in one Ictidomys tridecemlineatus isolate mIctTri1 chromosome 3, mIctTri1.hap1, whole genome shotgun sequence window:
- the Tmem94 gene encoding transmembrane protein 94 isoform X1, whose protein sequence is MLFKQAELWMPHQGKHSTQGEPPVALGLSTWKALSVLKEQLEAVLEGHLKEQKKYLTWKEAWRSSFLHHSNRCSCFHWPGASLMLLAVLLLLGCYGGQPAGSHGVELVNASALFLLLLLNLVLIGRQDRLKRREVERRLRGIIDQIQDALRDSKEIKWPNALYPDLHMPFAPSWSLHWAYRDGHLVNLPVSLLVEGDIIALRPGQESFASLRGIKDDEHIVLEPGDLFPPFSPPPSPRGEVKKGPQNPQQHRLFRVLETPVIDNIRWCLDMALSRPVTALDNERFTVQSAMLHYAVPVVLAGFLITNALRCMFSAPGVTSWQYTLLQLQVNGMLPILPLLFPVLWVLATACGEARVLAQMSKASPSSLLAKFSEDTLSSYTEAVSSQEMLRCIWGHFLRVIQGTSPTLSHSASLLHSLGSVTVLCCVDKQGILSWPNPSPETVLFFSGKVEPPHSSHEDLTDDLSTRSFCHPEVEEEPHERDALLTGSLSNTLHLSNEQERRDWPGDGPKPPEAYSYHKAHGRNKHPSGSNVSFSRDTEGGEEGPGKGHPGTEAEPYEAEDFVCDYHLEMLSLSQDQQNPSCIQFDDSNWQLHLTSLKPLGLNVLLNLCNASVTERLCRFSDHLCHVALQESHRTVLPVHVPWGLCELARLIGFTPGAKELFKQENHLALYRLPSAETVKETLLGRPSCVTKRRPPLSHMISLFIKDTATSTEQMLSHGTADVVLEACTDFWDGADIYPLSGSDRKKVLDFYQRACLSGYCSAFAYKPMNCALSSQLNGKCIELVQVPGQSSIFTMCELPSTIPIKQNTRRNSWSSDEGIGEVLEKEDCMQALSGQIFMGMVSSQYQARLDIVRLIDGLVNACIRFVYFSLEDELKSKVFAEKMGLETGWNCHISLTPNGDMPGSEIPPSSPSHAGSLHDDLNQVSRDDVEGLLLMEEEGHSDLISFQPTDSDIPSFLEDCNRAKLPRGIHQVRPHLQNIDNVPLLVPLFTDCTPETMCEMIKIMQEYGEVTCCLGSSANLRNSCLFLQSDVSIALDPLYPSRCSWETFGYATSTSMAQASDGLSPLQLSGQLNSLPCSLTFRQEETISIIRLIEQARHATYGIRKCFLFLLQCQLTLVVIQFLSCLVQLPPLLSTTDILWLSCFCYPLLSISLLGKPPHSSIMSMATGKNLHSIPKKTQHYFLLCFLLKFSLTISSCLICFGFTLQSFCDSAQARNLTNCSSIMLRSNDERAPAWFEDFANGLLSAQKLTAALIVLHTVFISITHVHRTKPLWRKSPLTNLWWAMTVPVVLLGQVVQTAVDLQLWTHRDSRIHFGLEDVPLLTWLLGCLSLVLVVVTNEIVKLHEIRVRVRYQKRQKLQFETKLGMNSPF, encoded by the exons ATGCTCTTTAAGCAGGCAGAGCTATGGATGCCCCATCAGGGCAAGCATAGCACA CAGGGCGAGCCCCCCGTGGCCCTGGGCCTCTCCACCTGGAAGGCCCTCAGTGTCCTAAAGGAGCAGCTGGAGGCTGTGCTGGAAGGACACCTCAAAGAGCAGAAGAAGTATCTAACCTGGAAG GAGGCCTGGAGAAGCAGCTTCCTGCACCACAGTAACCGCTGCTCCTGTTTCCACTGGCCGGGTGCCTCACTTATGCTGCTggctgtgctgctgctgctgggctgcTATGGGGGCCAGCCGGCCGGGAG CCATGGGGTGGAGCTGGTGAATGCCTCTGCGCTGTTCCTGCTGCTGCTTCTCAACCTGGTTCTCATTGGGCGGCAAGATCGGCTGAAGCGCAGGGAGGTAGAGCGCAGGCTTCGGGGAATCATCGACCAAATTCAAG ATGCCCTCAGGGATAGCAAGGAAATCAAGTGGCCAAATGCCCTGTATCCAGACCTCCACATGCCCTTTGCCCCATCCTGGTCTCTGCACTGGGCCTACAGAGATGGACACCTCGTCAACCTGCCTGTTAGCCTGTTGGTGGAAGGTGACATCATAGCCCTGAGGCCTGGCCAGGAATCCTTCGCCTCTCTGAGGGGTATCAAG GATGATGAGCACATTGTCCTGGAGCCAGGAGACctgttccctcccttctctcccccgcCCTCGCCCCGGGGAGAAGTGAAGAAAGGGCCACAGAACCCCCAGCAGCACCGGCTCTTCCGTGTCCTGGAGACCCCTGTGATTGACAACATCAG GTGGTGCCTGGACATGGCCCTGTCCCGCCCAGTCACTGCACTGGACAACGAGAGGTTCACAGTGCAGTCAGCAATGCTGCATTATGCTGTCCCCGTGGTCCTG GCTGGCTTTCTCATCACCAATGCCCTGCGCTGCATgttcagtgcccctggggtcACCTCCTGGCAGTACACTCTCCTCCAGCTCCAG GTGAATGGCATGCTGCCCATACTCCCGCTGCTTTTCCCAGTCCTCTGGGTCCTGGCGACTGCCTGTGGTGAAGCCCGCGTCTTGGCCCAGATGAGCAAGGCCTCGCCCAGCTCCCTG CTGGCCAAGTTCTCAGAGGACACTCTCAGCAGCTACACAGAAGCCGTCTCCTCGCAG GAGATGCTGCGCTGCATTTGGGGCCATTTCCTGAGGGTGATTCAAGGGACATCAccaacactgagccacagtgcCAGCCTGCTGCATAGCCTGGGCTCTGTCACG GTTCTATGCTGTGTAGACAAACAGGGGATCCTGTCATGGCCAAATCCTAGCCCAGAGACTGTGCTCTTCTTCAGTGGGAAGGTCGAGCCTCCTCATAGCAGCCATGAGGATCTTACAGATGACCTGTCCACCCGCTCCTTCTGCCATCCTGAGGTAGAGGAAGAG CCCCACGAACGAGATGCCCTCCTGACTGGCTCCCTGAGCAACACCCTGCACCTTTCCAATGAGCAGGAGCGCCGCGACTGGCCTGGTGATGGTCCCAAGCCCCCCGAGGCCTACTCTTACCACAAAGCACACGGCCGCAACAAACACCCATCTGGCTCCAATGTGAGCTTCAGCAGGGACACTGAGGGTGGCGAGGAAGGTCCTGGAAAG GGCCACCCTGGCACAGAGGCCGAGCCCTATGAAGCAGAGGACTTCGTGTGTGACTACCACTTGGAGATGCTGAGCCTGTCCCAGGACCAGCAGAACCCCTCCTGCATCCAGTTTGATGACTCCAACTGGCAGCTCCACCTTACTTCTCTCAAGCCCCTGGGCCTCAACGTGCTGCTGAACCTGTGTAATGCCAGTGTCACTGAGCGCCTGTGTCGCTTCTCGGACCACCTGTGTCATGTTGCCCTGCAGGAGAGCCACCGCACTGTGTTGCCTGTGCACGTGCCCTGGGGCCTCTGCGAGCTGGCCCGCCTCATCG GCTTCACTCCAGGGGCCAAGGAACTCTTCAAGCAGGAAAACCACCTGGCGCTCTACCGCCTCCCCAGTGCTGAGACTGTGAAGGAGACCTTGCTGGGGCGGCCATCCTGTGTCACCAAGCGGCGCCCCCCACTCAGCCACATGATCAGCCTCTTCATCAAGGACACTGCCACCA GCACAGAGCAGATGCTATCCCATGGTACTGCTGATGTGGTCTTGGAAGCCTGCACAGACTTCTGGGATGGAGCTGACATCTACCCACTTTCAGGATCTGACAG AAAGAAAGTGCTGGATTTCTACCAGCGAGCCTGCCTGTCTGGTTATTGCTCTGCCTTTGCCTACAAGCCCATGAACTGTGCCCTGTCCTCTCAGCTCAATGGCAAGTGCATTGAGCTGGTGCAGGTGCCTGGCCAGAGCAGCATCTTCACCATGTGCGAGCTGCCCAGCACCATCCCTATCAAGCAGAACACCCGCCGCAACAGCTGGAGCTCCGATG AAGGGATCGGGGAGGTGCTGGAGAAGGAAGACTGCATGCAGGCCCTGAGCGGCCAGATCTTCATGGGCATGGTGTCCTCCCAGTACCAGGCCCGACTGGACATCGTGCGCCTCATCGATGGGCTGGTCAATGCCTGCATCCGCTTCGTCTACTTCTCTTTGGAGGATGAGCTCAAAAGCAAG GTGTTTGCAGAAAAGATGGGCCTGGAGACAGGCTGGAACTGCCACATCTCCCTCACACCCAATGGTGACATGCCTGGCTCTGAGATCCCTCCCTCTAGCCCCAGCCATGCAGGCTCCCTGCATGATGACCTGAATCAGG TGTCCCGAGATGATGTGGAAGGGCTCCTCCTCATGGAAGAGGAGGGTCACTCCGACCTCATCAGCTTCCAGCCTACGGACAGTGACATCCCCAGCTTCCTGGAGGACTGCAACCGG GCCAAGCTGCCCCGGGGCATCCACCAGGTGCGGCCTCACCTGCAGAACATTGACAATGTGCCCTTGCTGGTGCCCCTCTTCACTGACTGTACCCCTGAGA CCATGTGTGAGATGATAAAGATCATGCAGGAGTATGGGGAGGTGACCTGCTGCCTGGGCAGCTCCGCCAACCTGAGGAACAGCTGCCTCTTCCTCCAAAGTGATGTCAG CATTGCCCTGGATCCCCTGTACCCGTCCCGCTGTTCCTGGGAGACCTTTGGCTACGCCACCAGCACCAGCATGGCTCAGGCTTCCGATGGCCTTTCTCCCCTGCAGCTGTCAGGGCAGCTCAATAGCCTGCCCTGTTCCCTGACCTTTCGCCAGGAGGAAACCATCAGCATCATCAGGCTTATCGAGCAG GCTCGGCATGCCACCTACGGCATCCGTAAATGCTTCCTCTTCCTGCTACAGTGCCAGCTGACCCTCGTGGTCATCCAG TTCCTTTCATGCCTGGTCCAGCTGCCACCACTTCTGAGTACCACAGACATCCTGTGGCTGTCCTGCTTTTGCTACCCTCTGCTCAG CATCTCTCTGCTGGGGAAGCCACCCCATAGCTCCATCATGTCAATGGCTACAGGGAAAAACCTTCATTCCATTCCTAAGAAG ACCCAGCACTACTTCCTGCTCTGCTTCTTACTCAAGTTCAGCCTCACCATCAGCTCGTGTCTCATCTGCTTTGGCTTCACGCTGCAGAGCTTCTGTGACAGTGCCCAGGCCCGCAACCTCACCAACTGCTCCTCTATCATGCTGCGCAG TAACGACGAAAGGGCTCCAGCCTGGTTTGAGGACTTTGCCAACGGACTACTGTCAGCTCAGAAGCTCACAGCTGCTCTAATTGTCCTGCACACTG TCTTCATCTCCATCACCCATGTGCATCGCACCAAGCCTCTGTGGAGAAAGAGCCCTTTGACAAACCTTTGGTGGGCCATGACAGTGCCTGTGGT GCTGCTGGGTCAGGTGGTGCAGACAGCTGTGGACCTGCAGCTGTGGACACATAGGGATAGCCGCATCCACTTTGGTCTGGAGGATGTACCCCTGCTAACATGGCTCCTGGGCTGCCTGTCCCTAGTCCTTGTGGTGGTCACCAATGAGATTGTAAAGCTGCACGAGATTCG GGTCCGCGTCCGCTACCAGAAGCGACAGAAGCTACAGTTTGAAACCAAGCTGGGCATGAATTCTCCCTTCTGA
- the Tmem94 gene encoding transmembrane protein 94 isoform X3: MDLKEKHLQGEPPVALGLSTWKALSVLKEQLEAVLEGHLKEQKKYLTWKEAWRSSFLHHSNRCSCFHWPGASLMLLAVLLLLGCYGGQPAGSHGVELVNASALFLLLLLNLVLIGRQDRLKRREVERRLRGIIDQIQDALRDSKEIKWPNALYPDLHMPFAPSWSLHWAYRDGHLVNLPVSLLVEGDIIALRPGQESFASLRGIKDDEHIVLEPGDLFPPFSPPPSPRGEVKKGPQNPQQHRLFRVLETPVIDNIRWCLDMALSRPVTALDNERFTVQSAMLHYAVPVVLAGFLITNALRCMFSAPGVTSWQYTLLQLQVNGMLPILPLLFPVLWVLATACGEARVLAQMSKASPSSLLAKFSEDTLSSYTEAVSSQEMLRCIWGHFLRVIQGTSPTLSHSASLLHSLGSVTVLCCVDKQGILSWPNPSPETVLFFSGKVEPPHSSHEDLTDDLSTRSFCHPEVEEEPHERDALLTGSLSNTLHLSNEQERRDWPGDGPKPPEAYSYHKAHGRNKHPSGSNVSFSRDTEGGEEGPGKGHPGTEAEPYEAEDFVCDYHLEMLSLSQDQQNPSCIQFDDSNWQLHLTSLKPLGLNVLLNLCNASVTERLCRFSDHLCHVALQESHRTVLPVHVPWGLCELARLIGFTPGAKELFKQENHLALYRLPSAETVKETLLGRPSCVTKRRPPLSHMISLFIKDTATSTEQMLSHGTADVVLEACTDFWDGADIYPLSGSDRKKVLDFYQRACLSGYCSAFAYKPMNCALSSQLNGKCIELVQVPGQSSIFTMCELPSTIPIKQNTRRNSWSSDEGIGEVLEKEDCMQALSGQIFMGMVSSQYQARLDIVRLIDGLVNACIRFVYFSLEDELKSKVFAEKMGLETGWNCHISLTPNGDMPGSEIPPSSPSHAGSLHDDLNQVSRDDVEGLLLMEEEGHSDLISFQPTDSDIPSFLEDCNRAKLPRGIHQVRPHLQNIDNVPLLVPLFTDCTPETMCEMIKIMQEYGEVTCCLGSSANLRNSCLFLQSDVSIALDPLYPSRCSWETFGYATSTSMAQASDGLSPLQLSGQLNSLPCSLTFRQEETISIIRLIEQARHATYGIRKCFLFLLQCQLTLVVIQFLSCLVQLPPLLSTTDILWLSCFCYPLLSISLLGKPPHSSIMSMATGKNLHSIPKKTQHYFLLCFLLKFSLTISSCLICFGFTLQSFCDSAQARNLTNCSSIMLRSNDERAPAWFEDFANGLLSAQKLTAALIVLHTVFISITHVHRTKPLWRKSPLTNLWWAMTVPVVLLGQVVQTAVDLQLWTHRDSRIHFGLEDVPLLTWLLGCLSLVLVVVTNEIVKLHEIRVRVRYQKRQKLQFETKLGMNSPF, from the exons CAGGGCGAGCCCCCCGTGGCCCTGGGCCTCTCCACCTGGAAGGCCCTCAGTGTCCTAAAGGAGCAGCTGGAGGCTGTGCTGGAAGGACACCTCAAAGAGCAGAAGAAGTATCTAACCTGGAAG GAGGCCTGGAGAAGCAGCTTCCTGCACCACAGTAACCGCTGCTCCTGTTTCCACTGGCCGGGTGCCTCACTTATGCTGCTggctgtgctgctgctgctgggctgcTATGGGGGCCAGCCGGCCGGGAG CCATGGGGTGGAGCTGGTGAATGCCTCTGCGCTGTTCCTGCTGCTGCTTCTCAACCTGGTTCTCATTGGGCGGCAAGATCGGCTGAAGCGCAGGGAGGTAGAGCGCAGGCTTCGGGGAATCATCGACCAAATTCAAG ATGCCCTCAGGGATAGCAAGGAAATCAAGTGGCCAAATGCCCTGTATCCAGACCTCCACATGCCCTTTGCCCCATCCTGGTCTCTGCACTGGGCCTACAGAGATGGACACCTCGTCAACCTGCCTGTTAGCCTGTTGGTGGAAGGTGACATCATAGCCCTGAGGCCTGGCCAGGAATCCTTCGCCTCTCTGAGGGGTATCAAG GATGATGAGCACATTGTCCTGGAGCCAGGAGACctgttccctcccttctctcccccgcCCTCGCCCCGGGGAGAAGTGAAGAAAGGGCCACAGAACCCCCAGCAGCACCGGCTCTTCCGTGTCCTGGAGACCCCTGTGATTGACAACATCAG GTGGTGCCTGGACATGGCCCTGTCCCGCCCAGTCACTGCACTGGACAACGAGAGGTTCACAGTGCAGTCAGCAATGCTGCATTATGCTGTCCCCGTGGTCCTG GCTGGCTTTCTCATCACCAATGCCCTGCGCTGCATgttcagtgcccctggggtcACCTCCTGGCAGTACACTCTCCTCCAGCTCCAG GTGAATGGCATGCTGCCCATACTCCCGCTGCTTTTCCCAGTCCTCTGGGTCCTGGCGACTGCCTGTGGTGAAGCCCGCGTCTTGGCCCAGATGAGCAAGGCCTCGCCCAGCTCCCTG CTGGCCAAGTTCTCAGAGGACACTCTCAGCAGCTACACAGAAGCCGTCTCCTCGCAG GAGATGCTGCGCTGCATTTGGGGCCATTTCCTGAGGGTGATTCAAGGGACATCAccaacactgagccacagtgcCAGCCTGCTGCATAGCCTGGGCTCTGTCACG GTTCTATGCTGTGTAGACAAACAGGGGATCCTGTCATGGCCAAATCCTAGCCCAGAGACTGTGCTCTTCTTCAGTGGGAAGGTCGAGCCTCCTCATAGCAGCCATGAGGATCTTACAGATGACCTGTCCACCCGCTCCTTCTGCCATCCTGAGGTAGAGGAAGAG CCCCACGAACGAGATGCCCTCCTGACTGGCTCCCTGAGCAACACCCTGCACCTTTCCAATGAGCAGGAGCGCCGCGACTGGCCTGGTGATGGTCCCAAGCCCCCCGAGGCCTACTCTTACCACAAAGCACACGGCCGCAACAAACACCCATCTGGCTCCAATGTGAGCTTCAGCAGGGACACTGAGGGTGGCGAGGAAGGTCCTGGAAAG GGCCACCCTGGCACAGAGGCCGAGCCCTATGAAGCAGAGGACTTCGTGTGTGACTACCACTTGGAGATGCTGAGCCTGTCCCAGGACCAGCAGAACCCCTCCTGCATCCAGTTTGATGACTCCAACTGGCAGCTCCACCTTACTTCTCTCAAGCCCCTGGGCCTCAACGTGCTGCTGAACCTGTGTAATGCCAGTGTCACTGAGCGCCTGTGTCGCTTCTCGGACCACCTGTGTCATGTTGCCCTGCAGGAGAGCCACCGCACTGTGTTGCCTGTGCACGTGCCCTGGGGCCTCTGCGAGCTGGCCCGCCTCATCG GCTTCACTCCAGGGGCCAAGGAACTCTTCAAGCAGGAAAACCACCTGGCGCTCTACCGCCTCCCCAGTGCTGAGACTGTGAAGGAGACCTTGCTGGGGCGGCCATCCTGTGTCACCAAGCGGCGCCCCCCACTCAGCCACATGATCAGCCTCTTCATCAAGGACACTGCCACCA GCACAGAGCAGATGCTATCCCATGGTACTGCTGATGTGGTCTTGGAAGCCTGCACAGACTTCTGGGATGGAGCTGACATCTACCCACTTTCAGGATCTGACAG AAAGAAAGTGCTGGATTTCTACCAGCGAGCCTGCCTGTCTGGTTATTGCTCTGCCTTTGCCTACAAGCCCATGAACTGTGCCCTGTCCTCTCAGCTCAATGGCAAGTGCATTGAGCTGGTGCAGGTGCCTGGCCAGAGCAGCATCTTCACCATGTGCGAGCTGCCCAGCACCATCCCTATCAAGCAGAACACCCGCCGCAACAGCTGGAGCTCCGATG AAGGGATCGGGGAGGTGCTGGAGAAGGAAGACTGCATGCAGGCCCTGAGCGGCCAGATCTTCATGGGCATGGTGTCCTCCCAGTACCAGGCCCGACTGGACATCGTGCGCCTCATCGATGGGCTGGTCAATGCCTGCATCCGCTTCGTCTACTTCTCTTTGGAGGATGAGCTCAAAAGCAAG GTGTTTGCAGAAAAGATGGGCCTGGAGACAGGCTGGAACTGCCACATCTCCCTCACACCCAATGGTGACATGCCTGGCTCTGAGATCCCTCCCTCTAGCCCCAGCCATGCAGGCTCCCTGCATGATGACCTGAATCAGG TGTCCCGAGATGATGTGGAAGGGCTCCTCCTCATGGAAGAGGAGGGTCACTCCGACCTCATCAGCTTCCAGCCTACGGACAGTGACATCCCCAGCTTCCTGGAGGACTGCAACCGG GCCAAGCTGCCCCGGGGCATCCACCAGGTGCGGCCTCACCTGCAGAACATTGACAATGTGCCCTTGCTGGTGCCCCTCTTCACTGACTGTACCCCTGAGA CCATGTGTGAGATGATAAAGATCATGCAGGAGTATGGGGAGGTGACCTGCTGCCTGGGCAGCTCCGCCAACCTGAGGAACAGCTGCCTCTTCCTCCAAAGTGATGTCAG CATTGCCCTGGATCCCCTGTACCCGTCCCGCTGTTCCTGGGAGACCTTTGGCTACGCCACCAGCACCAGCATGGCTCAGGCTTCCGATGGCCTTTCTCCCCTGCAGCTGTCAGGGCAGCTCAATAGCCTGCCCTGTTCCCTGACCTTTCGCCAGGAGGAAACCATCAGCATCATCAGGCTTATCGAGCAG GCTCGGCATGCCACCTACGGCATCCGTAAATGCTTCCTCTTCCTGCTACAGTGCCAGCTGACCCTCGTGGTCATCCAG TTCCTTTCATGCCTGGTCCAGCTGCCACCACTTCTGAGTACCACAGACATCCTGTGGCTGTCCTGCTTTTGCTACCCTCTGCTCAG CATCTCTCTGCTGGGGAAGCCACCCCATAGCTCCATCATGTCAATGGCTACAGGGAAAAACCTTCATTCCATTCCTAAGAAG ACCCAGCACTACTTCCTGCTCTGCTTCTTACTCAAGTTCAGCCTCACCATCAGCTCGTGTCTCATCTGCTTTGGCTTCACGCTGCAGAGCTTCTGTGACAGTGCCCAGGCCCGCAACCTCACCAACTGCTCCTCTATCATGCTGCGCAG TAACGACGAAAGGGCTCCAGCCTGGTTTGAGGACTTTGCCAACGGACTACTGTCAGCTCAGAAGCTCACAGCTGCTCTAATTGTCCTGCACACTG TCTTCATCTCCATCACCCATGTGCATCGCACCAAGCCTCTGTGGAGAAAGAGCCCTTTGACAAACCTTTGGTGGGCCATGACAGTGCCTGTGGT GCTGCTGGGTCAGGTGGTGCAGACAGCTGTGGACCTGCAGCTGTGGACACATAGGGATAGCCGCATCCACTTTGGTCTGGAGGATGTACCCCTGCTAACATGGCTCCTGGGCTGCCTGTCCCTAGTCCTTGTGGTGGTCACCAATGAGATTGTAAAGCTGCACGAGATTCG GGTCCGCGTCCGCTACCAGAAGCGACAGAAGCTACAGTTTGAAACCAAGCTGGGCATGAATTCTCCCTTCTGA